aggggtacacttttcgTTGCTTGATAAATTTTTGGAAAAATATTTTTAGGTCTACGACACATCGTTTTATATGCTAAGTTTTATCCGTTTAGCGCGTTGGTAAACGGGTGcacccgcgcgcccggtacggccataccgcacctCCCGGGGGCCTTTTTGGGCCAGATGGCAAACTGAATGTtatatttggattcctctcatTTTCTAGGTTCAaagatgatatggatgttatatttgGATTCCtatcatttttctgatcgatttagacatattatttatcCGATTCCGATTTATGGATTTAAAAATATTAATTgttccatattaaataaaagacaaaaaaatcatttattgttatttgaattctatattattattacttatatattTATTGTTGTTTGCTTAAGtaattttttgaaattcaaaaaataaagagTTGTGACATTAGGTTCCAAGGGTTAATAGGAGTGATAAGGTAATATTACCAGAAAGGTGTTATTTCTTTCATGGAAGCTAACCCGAAGGGAAccaggaagttaagcgtgctgaggctggagtagagtgaggatgggtgaccgactgggAAGTTGTAATTAACTTAGAGTTAAGTCTATACTTAGAATTCAAAGTGTGATAAACAAGTAAAAGAAAAAAATAAGGATAAAAAAAAgaaatttttttgatttttttattttgaaaaattaaaatttgaatatACGAAATATACGCCGACGGCCtgtctacgccgagggctgccctcggggTAGCAACTGCTATGCTGACGgccaggctacgccgagggcaaaaAGGCCTACGCCGAGGCCCATCTAGCCCGAggggctacgccgagggctgccctcggcgtatgcTACGCCGACGGCTTGCGAGGCATACGCCGAGGGTACCTGGCCGTCGGCGTCTTGGCGCGTTCCTGTAGTGTCGTGAAGGAATGTTAATTTGGTTGTTCACGGAAAAGAAATAAAAAGTTGCCAAAAAGTTAGGCGTGGATGGTATATATGTAATTATCGGAGGAAAAATACAAAGCCTAAGCTTAGGTCCACAAGTTATCATTCCGCGTGATCTTCCCGCTCCACTCCGCTTTCTTGAAGACAACTGTTGACACCTTCTTCCCGCAGCTGATGAGTGCCAATGGTATCGTTCGTTGTTCGAATCTTCTATTAATTTTTGAAAAGATGATATCACCGCCTCATTGTTCTTACCAGCTCCCACGGACCTGCCCAAAGCAGATAATCTAAGTTATGCTCCTAATTGCCCTCTTTCAATTCCGCGGCGTCAAATGCTTGGCCTACTACTTTATGTATCCCTCTTTGTTCGATCTTACTTGCGCGCTCATAGAATTGGCATCCGAGTTAGTAAATACTTATCTCCACTAGTTGGGCTCACTATCCTTTCGCCCTCCCTATATAATATAGGGTCTTTGTAGATACTTATCTCCACACAAGTAGTGCTCACTCTCCTTTTCAGAATGCAGGTACCAATAGCTCATGTCAGGTTGTCTATTTTGTTTGACTCGAGGAATAGTGAGATCCTGAAGGAATGTTAATTTGATTATTTAAGAAAAGAAAGAGAACGTTGCTGAAAGGCTAGGTGTGGATGACATATGTGCTTTTATCGAAGAAAAATACAGATGCATTAGTTTAGGTCTGAAAGTTAGTCATTTCGCGTTATCTCCCCGTTCACTCTGTTTTCTCAGAGGCAACCGCTAACAGATGAGGTCTTTGTGTTCCCCTACTTGACAAACCAATATCATTGTTATTTCCTCGATACTTATACCAGCAACTCATGCCAGGCTGTCGGTGTGCCAAAATGAAGAATAGTGAGATCGTGACGGAATGCTAATTTATTTTTCAAGCAAAAGAAATAAAAAGTTGGCAAAAGGTTAATTAGGCGTGGATGGCATATATGGTTTTATGGGAGGAAAATGCAAATGCCTAAGCTTAGGTCCACAAGTAAGTCAATCTACGTCATCTCCCTGCTCCACTCTGCTTTCTTGGAGAAAACCCGTTGACTACTTCTTTCTCTTAGCTGATGAGTGTGATCCATGGTCAACAAGCCATCCTCGTTGTGTCACGCCAATGCTATCGTCCTGTCATTTGACTCATCTACTGATTGATGTCAACGATGCTGTCACCGCCTCATTGTTCTTGCTAGCTCCCACTAACCTCCCAAAGTGGATATTTCAAGTTATGCTCCTAATTGCCCTCTTTCAATTTCACGGCGTCGAACATACACATGGCCTACTACTTAGTAAATACTTACCCCACtttgttggatcttatttgcatgctcatAGAATTGGAATCCTGGTTTGTGAATACTTTTCTTCACTAACGGGTCCACTCTCCTTCCGCCCTCCCTATACAATCTAGTGTCTCGGTAGACACACCTTGTTGCTCTCCTTTCAACCCTCCCTATACAATATGGTGTCTCGGTATACCCTATTGTCGCTCTACCTTGACCCTCCATATATAGTGTATATGGTCAATGCGGACTACTGTGTCGCCCCAGATAAATCCTTGATATATCGATGCTGCTTAAGAAGAAGCCGGAGGAGAAGAAGAGACATGCATGCCCGGGGATGGTGGCACAACACCCTCCCTCAACACTAACCGATGCAAAATGGCATACATATAAAAGCAAGCGCACATTGAAATGGAACCAGCGCTATTCTAGCGGGGGGGAAATCTTTCGCCTACTTGTGCTAGCGCGTTTAGACTGGTTCATTCTTATGCCCAATGTGCTCTCTTCTCATGCGACGATGACAACCTATAGGGTTATTGTTCCCCATATTAACGAGCGATTCAGAAAGACCATTATCAACCATGTTTTTACCGGAAGAGTGTGAGGCGGCAACTCCGTGCAAAGACATGTCGATAGCCGAGGGTGGCGAGGAGGAACTAAGATGGAGGGTGTAGCTCAGAGGTTGCATTAGGGTTAGTAGCACGCTCACACCATCACATTTGTGCAAGTAAGTAAAAGAGATCAGAAGTATTGCCCTTTTTGAAATCCTACATTTTAAGTTTCACCATGAAAACGGAAAATAATAGACGACAAAAAAGAATGGAAAAGAGTAGCGTGAAGAAGGCAAAAGGCAATGAAGTGTTCCCGGTACGCGTCTTACGCGTTGGGCCCACGGTGCCCCGTTCAGTCCCCATCGTCATCCCATCCCATCATCTTCCCGGAGACGCGTCTTTGCCGGGGACAAACGCTTCGCTCACGCCGTTTCACACCTCCACCATTATAATCCCCGCCCATTCCCTCCTCCTCTCTCGTCTTGCTCGTCCGTCCACCCAGCGCCACCGCGAGCTTTGCCCACACGCGCACCGCCACCCACCAGCCACCAGCCACCAGCTAGCCAGATGTTCCTCACCGACAAGTACCACGCGCTCCTCCCCATCCACTCCGCCAAGGGCCACCGCAAGCCGGCGGCTGCTGCGGCGCCGGCCTCCAGGTTCGACACCGCGCTCGCCGCGCGCCTGGCGAGCCTGCTCCCGCTCCCGGCCTCCCCGCTCGCGGCGCTCGCGCGGCTGGCCGACCTCCTCGCGGCCACGCTCGCCGACGCCGTGCCCGccctctcctccccctcctcctcctcctccgccgccgccgtcgccaagcACCTCGACGCGGGCGTCGCGCTCCTCGACGCCTGCAACGCCATCGCCGCCCGCGTcgaccgcctccgccgccgccgcctcctctcccgCCTCGCGCTccacctcctctcctcctccccgtcctccgcccagcgcgcgcgcgccgcgctcgccGACCACGGCGGGGCTTCCTCGCCGCCCGTGCCGCTCCCGCCCGTGCCGTTCGTCAACCCGCCCCGCGGCGCCGGCCGCCATCTCACCCCCACCGCCCGGGTCCTGCTCGCCGTCAacgccctctcctccctcgccgcGGCAGCCGCGGCCACCATCCTCGGCGGCGGCTCCGACAGCAGCAACCCCAACCCCGCCTCCTTGATCCCCCTCGTCCTCTACACCGACCTCCCGTGGGCGGAGCCCTTCAACGCGCTCTCCGCCCAGCTGGCCCTCCTCGCCTCCGCCAACACCAGCGAGGTGGACGCCGTGGACGAGGCCGTCCGCAAGCTCACGTCGGCTCTCGACCACGCCGCAGACGAGGCGGCGGTGCTCGCCGCGGCGCAGGAGGTGGAGAAGCGGACGGAGGCGCTGGCGGCGCTGCTGGACCGTCTGTCCGACGCCGTCAACGGCGTCTTCCGCGCCGCGCTGCGCCTCCGTGCCGCCGAGCTGGGCAGCTTCGCCGTGGGACCCGCCGACAAGACGCGTAAGAAGTAGCTCTTCACCGCCCGCCGCGTGTGTATTACAGTTGTACTCCTACAGTACAGTACAGTAGTATTACTCGTGTGGAGGGAACATACTAGAGTGATACATACGCAGGGCATGGGTGAGTTGGGGTATACCGAGTGCGTGCGTGCGTCAAGGAATGTGGCCATGTGACGATAGATACTTTCATTTTGCACACCTTTGGAAATCTCGAGTCCAGTATAAAGAAAAAAGTGTCCGAAAATTGTCCCAAATGTTCAGCTGTCTCTGCAATTTCGCTGCGTTCATGAACAACTTTGTTCTGTTGGTGCTCAACCCCTATCTAGAATTACGTCGACAGCTGCAATCCTCATTTCTCACTACTTGCtccgtcccggtttgtattagcaGTAGATAGTACTTGCAGGTTTGCCGTGTATATGTAGATCGTAAATTTAACTAATGTAATATAAGGTATATTACAAACACATAGCATTAGAAAGTTTCGATGTTCTACTTCCTAATAATATTTTTTTATCATATGATTTATAATATGTTGGTCGAGTTGATAATCTAGGGATGCGCATGGGTCCTATAAATCGGGACAGGGGTGTAGTAGTATGTAGCTTCCGACGAGGTCTTCTTTAATGGGGATCGGTACCAAAGGTTCATAGATGTTGCATTAAAATTGAGCGGTGGAGTTACACATTACATGGAGGGCCAAcagaagaaacaaaaaaaaaatacaaccaagTCCTTTAAATTGATAGAAAGGACCATAGATCTAAAACTGAAAAGCAATCAGGTCTAGCTCCATCTCCACCGAGCTCAGCCACAATCAACCCGCGACACCTTGTGCAGCTGTCTATGCAATTTCGACGCGATCATGAACAACTTGTTCTATTGGTGCTCAACTGTATGCAATTACGTCGACAGCTGCAATGCTCACTACTCCCTCGGTTACAACCCTGCTGCGTGTATTCGTAGATCGTAATTGAGGGCTCGGCGTTTATCCGTAGATTTAATTCGGGCTTGGCCGTATATCCATAGATTGTAAATTTAACTAATATAATAACAaaatctaatgatataatttgtaTATTATATAATTTATATTATGTTGACAAGTTGATTGATGATCTAGGGATATGCGTGGGCCCTATAAATCGGGACGGAGCGAGTAGTAGTGTGTAGCTTCCGACGAGGTCTTTAATGGGGATCGGTCCTGAAGGACCATAGATGTTGCATTAAAATTGAACGGTGCAGTTACACATTACATAGAGGACCGACAGAAGAAACAAAAAAATACAACCAAGTCCTTCAAATTGATACAAAGGATCCTAGATTTAAAACTGAAAAGCAATCAGGTCTACCTCCATCTCACTACTAGCTCCGTTCTAGTTCACAGTCCTCCGTGTATCCATAGATAGTCATTCCAGGTTCGTCCTGCATCCATAGATGGTAAATTTAACTAACGttatataagagcatctccagcggcgtcccccaaaccgtcccccaaaccgcgccggattgagcgtttgggggacgtgttttgttcgtgccgcgtttggggaacgtcgctccccagccgcgtcccccaaacgccgcccccaaacatttaaaataatttttttagcacataaaccatttatatcaaatgtagcatatgaaaaaaaatgttttcgaggattgttttcaaattaaattacaacaaacaataaaacaagtaatcaaatataataaaaagggctagatgatacatcaaggtgccacggtatttcctttgatcctccacaaatgctcaacgagatcagcttgaagttgctcatgcacattgctgtcacggatctctgcgtgcatggcgagaaaatcagcaaaatctgcaggcaactcatgatcaacctccgcgagagggccttgacactcatagggaccaacatgtgacctaacatgattcttgtggtcatcctcgatgatcatgttgtgcatgatcacacaagcctgcatcacctcccacatttggtcgtgagaccagcttagagcagggtaccggacaatggcaaattgtgcttgaagcacaccaaatgcccgctcgacatccttcctgcaagcctcctgtcgtgtagcaaagtgagaattcttcagacctgatggattcgagattgttttgacaaaagtggcccattttggatatataccatcggctagataatagcctttggtatattggtggccattgatctcatagttgcatggtggagcatgcccttccactagtctgctgaacaccggagaccgctgcaacacgttgatgtcattgtgtgatcccgccatgccaaagaaagaatgccaaatccacaggtcataatctgccacagcttcaagaaccacactgcaatatccatgacgccctttgtatataccttgccaagcaaacgggcagttcttccatgcccagtgcatgcaatcgatgcttccaagcattccaggaaatcctctggcagcattttgtgccatgatccttgcagtctcttcctcagttggccctctcaagtagtatttgccaaactttcccaccacagctcggcaaaacttgtacatgcactcaatggcagtagactcactcatgcgaaggtagtcgtcctgtgtatcggcaggtgctccgtatgcaagcatcctcatggcggcggtgcacttctgaatggacgagaacccgagaacgcctacagcgtcgaccttgagcttgaagtaggggtcgaactctcgaacgccgtggaggatattcatgaacaggcccttgctcatcctgtaccggcgccgaaaattgtcggcatgtgttgccccatcggcgaagtagtcgttctgcagcatggcatgcccctccatcctctgccggggctt
This region of Lolium perenne isolate Kyuss_39 chromosome 2, Kyuss_2.0, whole genome shotgun sequence genomic DNA includes:
- the LOC127337195 gene encoding uncharacterized protein, with translation MFLTDKYHALLPIHSAKGHRKPAAAAAPASRFDTALAARLASLLPLPASPLAALARLADLLAATLADAVPALSSPSSSSSAAAVAKHLDAGVALLDACNAIAARVDRLRRRRLLSRLALHLLSSSPSSAQRARAALADHGGASSPPVPLPPVPFVNPPRGAGRHLTPTARVLLAVNALSSLAAAAAATILGGGSDSSNPNPASLIPLVLYTDLPWAEPFNALSAQLALLASANTSEVDAVDEAVRKLTSALDHAADEAAVLAAAQEVEKRTEALAALLDRLSDAVNGVFRAALRLRAAELGSFAVGPADKTRKK